The segment acacacacacacaaacacacacacacacacacacacacacacacaggtgaaaaatAAGCAGGTCCTGCTGAGCCTTCAGCCCACAAAACACCCCATTCCCAAAATCGAACATTATTTAGTTGGGTGTAAATCAAGTTAATGATCTCACCAGCTCTGGACGGGGTCTGGTTGTTCTTCTCGAACATCTGCACAGACTCGCCCACAAACAGAATCTTCTCTGCGACTCGGATGGGGATGTAGGAGGGCAGCATCTCCACACGCAGAGAGAACTGCTGCAGGGACGGAGCCAGCATGTTCTCCTCCTCAATCAATCTCTACAGAGAAACAACAGAACGAGAGCGCTGACATGAGCGCTTAAAGCTACACTACATCAGCTTGTTTGATATGTCAGCTAAATCACTTCTTAAAATGTCCCAAGAACCTTTGGCATGCCAGGCGTAAGAAACACTAATGGCCTGAAGTTACTCAGTGAATCtttgtcaaccaatttaagagccttttagatgctaaggatgtgcctcaatgctgttgttttaaatgattctctgatttaatttttttactttatgtaaaaaaatgtatacttaatttctgagttgtttaatgtgttttgtttatttattttgtctgttttgttttgttatggtttgtttatttattgttcttctgtattatgtagcctcaatcagggcattgctgcaaaagagccctgtgctcagtcaattctccctgaataaataatgatgatgatgatctaaTGAGAAGCTAAGGGACTTCTAGGAGAACTTGAGCGGGGCTGGGAGCAGctcagagagggaaggatgagaggagtgaagaggtttGTGCTGAAACCTCTGGCTAGTGCTAGTTTCATTAGAAGGTCTTATATGATGCAACTCTTACTCACAGAAAGTGAAATATGAGAGTTGACGACTGCTTCTTTAAGATATGAAAGAGTTGCCAGTGGGTTTAATAGAACATTTTAGAGAACATTTTTCCAAAATTGCACTGGAATTACTTTAGTAATGTCTCCATGATCCTGGGGTGAGACATGGTCATGTATGTTTGGTTTCATGTGCCAGTTTTAGCCACactacattaaaaaaaaagaaggaaattaTAAAATTTGGGTGAAGCATTCCTGAAATCCTATGAACTGGTTTCCCAGACAATAAATAGAAAGTGCTCAAGACCAATGAGAAGACACCTCAGTAATGACCCAGATAGTCTCAAAAAAGGAGACTGCAGCAGAAAACCAAAGAGCATACAAAGACTATATATAAACGTAACATAAAGCTTTGCTTATGAAAAGCTCTTGAACTACGAGTCCTCCATTGAGGAGCAACAACAGAAACTTTAAAGTTAgcagtatgtaggatttagtggcctCTAGCAGTGAGGATGCAGATGCAGTGAGGATCGAGTTCCTCTCACTTTCCAAGCATGTAGGAGAAGCTACAGCAGACACAAGGTGCCGTCTAAGCTAACGAGAAACACAACAATTTGTAGTTACAgctgattatacactaatgaaaacataattatgaatactatattccatgtctgttaaagtagcataacggaacaattgctaatcgctaacgatatgctagcggctaaaactaaccaaatctcttgaaatgtgctgactttgacattatgacaaactagttagtcaacaactgtcctaacacagtcaaacatcaagcaagtgcaacacaagacaaagcaagacggcaaataagctacttactagttcggcagacagtaaaaaccgggcggcttcaggcaaacctacataacctagtcatttgcctacggaccctggtatggcaatggcacggaggcgattctccatattaaaagtaattgtggcgccccaatttttttaaagccgttattttaaggtaaaactgcttatcctaaccctaatcctgaagtacaattactgcataatgccactttaacagATCCCTGTAAATCCtccacactgcacctttaagcgTTCTCTTAAAGAGGCAAGAGCACCCCTTCTCTCCCAGGAGCTTAGCCCTCGCTCTCACCCACCAGGTCCTGCAGCTCCCTCAGCTGTTTCCCAGTCAGCCCGCCGATGCCcaggtcttcctcctcctcgtcctgatTGGCTGCCGCGCCCCCAGCGCTCGGGCCCTGCTTTACGAAGAACTCTTCACTCTGATCCAGCAGCAGCCCGTGCAGCATCCATGCTGCTAGCTGCTTATACATCACCCCGTGGCACACTGCGAGGATCCTAGAGTTATAGTTTACAGTTTAGGTACTTGGCAGagtgcttttatccaaagcaaatacatgatacaaagaATAGAGTAATAACACCAGTGAGAAATTAGTCATGTACTATGACAAATGCAACACAATGACTGACCCACAGGGAAATGTTAACAcctgtgtgagagctgtgtggtGACTCGGGATTGCAGGTTCATATGAGGACAGACACATGGTACAACACTGGCATGTGTTGAACTCTTGTTTCACTAAAGAATCTCAGTGGGAAAATATAGTAGGGTCCAACTTTGTTGACAGTTCAAATGAGGGGCAATGACTTGTTATAATAAAGACTTAAGTGCAGTATGTTAGCATGAAGCGAAGAGAGTTTAGTATACACCTACTTTTCTAAAGCCATGCGCACAGGAGGCAGTCCTCCACAGCTATGCTTGTACACCATCTCCAAGATCTGACAACCATGGATCTAacaaaagaagagaggggaCACCAATAATCCCCTTAATTGTACAGTAACTGTAACTGTGACTGtgagtacacatacacaaacagaggaGGTGGTGATGTGAATTTCAATCCAGCGCATATGTTGTGTCTCACCTTCTGTGATTTGATGGTCTCCACAACCACCATAACTGATGGGAAGAGTAACTGAAACtggacagaagaaaaaaacaaagtgaaagggggcagagagagagaccaactgCAACGTATTGACCATGAGGAGCATCCATTTAAGTCGACCTACCTGGTCCAGCATATAGTTCACATGGGAGATTGACAGGTGTGGATCACCAAGAAACTACAAGACAAGGAGGAGTTCCATCAAACATAAATCATGGTTTTCTCAACAGGTACGCTGACACATTTGTATCGATAACACGCCAACCTAGACAGTGATTATAGAATTTATAAGCACGATGTTCCCACCTCTTGTTCCAAGTCAAGGAGTGCTTGTCGGTATGGTTGTAGCATCGAATCCAGCCCTGTACAAAAAGCCCGTAAATAGATCCCGTGGAGTCCAGTTGGATTTGGCTGGCTCGCATGGTGCTCCTATGTAGCAAAACAGCTATCTGTCAAACATCTGGGTCAACAGTTTTCATTATCAGTACTACTTTCAGAAGTGTTTATCAGGCGTCTGCTATACCTTACCTGCTGATGGACATGGCCCGTATGCTGTTCTATGAACTCTGTAAATCGCACATAGTCTGAGCCCAGCTTGCACAACCGATTTAACACACTTATTTCACTTGGGTGAAGGAACGGTAGCTCTTGAGATACCTATGGACAACATTAATAGCATTAGCATAGAAACTGCCAGATGTTGTGCAGACGCTTCTTCTATGTTAAGTTGTCATGATGTAGCGTTGTTCAAGAGTCTCTAACATACCCctgctaacgttaacgttagccaGCTAACAGTTATCTCCCATAATATTTTACCTGCAAACCTGTCCTTTTGTTCCATGTGAATATTGTTCCAGGATATCCGCTTAATGCCAACAAAAGTTCGTGTATCATTTTTCAAATGAATAGGAATATCTCACAAATTAGACTGAGAAGCAGACATGTCATTCAAAACTATAAACACCGCCGAATCTACTGCCGCAGCCTGATGACGTAAATATTCTCTGTCGGGAGTTTGAGTTTAGGATCCAGGTCGGCAGCTACTACCTCAGTTGTTGGTTCATTGTTATGGAAGCTCGAGCAATGGTTTTGTTGAGTGAGATAAGAAGACATTGAGAGGTTAGTAAAGTTGTTTAGACGATCCTTTCTTTTACTACAGCATTATTTGATTGTGGTGGGCAAGTTTTTACGGCCTGTTTGAGTGCAACGAAAACTTGAGTCGTGTCTCATGCATGCTAATGTAGTTAGCTTGAGCTTTCGTTAGCCAGCAAGTAAGCTTGTTAGTAACAAGTCAGTTACACCTTGCTCGACTTTGTGATGTGTCAGAGGATTTTTGCGATCTGTTGTGTGCAGATGTTTGGTCATGCTCGTTTCTTTTGATGGGATGACGTCAACTGGAAAACCTATTTTAGTATTAAAGAAGCGTAATAGCCCGCATAGCTTGCAGTTATGATATGATAAGACTCGCCATAGCCAATTGTTCATTAGCTTGGCTAAATGTTCACAGGAAGTTTTCACGAGCTAGCTCGCTGTCCTGGTTGTGCCAACCAGTTTCGTTTCTGTGTAAATCCACGAAAATGCCCCTGAGGTAGCCTCAGTACTGTTGAGTTGTTGGATACTGCCCAGTTATAATTGTCATGTTAAGTATTGGAATAGTAAGATTAGCAGCCCAAAGCCACTCTTTATAAATCAACTGGATAGCTATCCTACACATTAGCTATGTGTAACATAGTTGATTACAGGCTGCTACATACCACAGACATGATGTTGGGTTGGGGTGCTGAATAGTTAAGTGTTGGTGTATAGCAGAAGTAGGTGCTTACTTGTGTCTTACTATTCAACCTGTATCGCAGTGATGGCCGAGGAGGGACCGGGAGAGGACATTGTGTCTGAGTACCTTGGCCAGAACCCTCACCTGGTGCAATGGGTGGACTCGCTCAGGGGGATTTGCGAGACCAACAAACAGTGGAATGCCAGAAAAGAGTTCATTCTCCGCAACTTGGAGGCCTTTCCCAACGTTGAGCCAGGGGTTTCAAGCCCCAGCCTTGATAAgctactctccctctccatggtGTGGGCCAACCATGTGTTCCTAGGTTGTCGGTGAGTCCAGCTGTACATTGCTCTTGTAACACTGTTGTGGATTATTATGTAGTGCTCATATTGAAGATGGTTAGTATGAACACATTTTCTGTCAATGTAATGAGTATTATTTTTACCAGCAGCCTTTGTCACTCAGataaatacttttaaaatgtgGTCAAGAATGTGCCTTCTGGCTTTAGTCACTGGTACTAGTAGTTTAATTACTAGTCATTAAATGTAAAAAAGATGAGGTGGTATATTGAAAGTATGTCACATAAGATTTTTGTAATAAAGCAGATTGGGTGCAATGTGTGCTTCTTGTCTATATTTCTATCTTACACAACGATTGACAGCCTGTCCTGTTCTCCAAATGTTAAAGTGTCAACATGTTCTGCTCTCACACTAAGAGCTGTTCATGTAGCACTTTCGTTAGTATTTTGCAATTCAAATCAGTGTTCCCAGACAGGCTCTCTTCATCTGTGCATGCTATCATAGTAGCACACCATagtgtgaaatgaaaatgtttaagTCAACAGTATCAATGGTCGCAAAAACTATGTCAGAAATTATAGACCTCCTTTCTGTTGATGCAGTCCCGGATTGGAAAATGCTGCTACGGTAGTTTTGGTCTGTCATCCTCAAACGTATACGCTTGCAATTGAGATCACCTCTGTATCTATTCTTTCTCCTATGGGGACGTGAAATGCGATCTGTGTGATGGCTTTGCAGCTATCCCCAACCAGTGATGGAAAAGATCAAGGGGATGGCGGAGGGAGTAAAGGTTCTAGATGCCCCGGTGCGGAAGACGAGGGATGAGATCATGGGCAAAGGGAAGAGAGGCCTAGGTAAGAccacccccttacacacacacacacacacacacacacacacacacacacacacacacacacacacacacacatacatacatacatatacacacacacaagtgcacacctccctacatacacacaagtgcacacgtTTTAGATGCTCTCTGCATTCATCTGTCTTTTCCCCCAATCTGACATCAGCAGGATGATCTAGCTTTATTTTTCTGTTCCAATGGAATTAGAGTAGAGTATATTGACGCATTTTTATTGATTCTATTTGTCTTTGTTAATGTGGTGCTTGCTGGTCCCATGGTTAATAAAAAGCGTCCGATAAACATTTGACTTGTTAATATCAACCTAGACATACCTGCCATTTATAACGAGGAAACATATTTGCCCCAAGATTTTCATTTGTTAGACTGCTATTCTCTGCCATTTGTATTCACAGGGGATGGGGAATGTGAAATTGTTTTGGGGTCTGTTGGCAAAAGCCTGCAATTTAATGCAGCAGCTGAGGGTGCTTTTTGCAAGCTTCTTGGTAGCATGAGTCATAGTGAAGTGATTAAATTCAGCTAGTGACCTCAATGTCCTGGGGGAGGCAAGAGCTGCCCCCTAGTCACTCACATGTGACCccccctacacgcacacacacacacacacacacacacacacacacatatatacacacacagttaagcaTACATTAAAAAgcacatatatacagtaaatgTGTGCAACAATATTCATGTACATGTGATTCATGTGGTGCACTACCTCATGAAAACATGCACAAGCCAAGAGAGGTgtttgcaaatacacacacacacacacacacacacacacacacacacacacacacacacacacacacactctcactcaggtATCCACAGACATATATTGATGCTTTTTGACTGTGCAGATGGGAAGAGATACAAGGATGGCCCTTTCCCCAATGCCCCAGCCCAGAACCAGCCCTTCTTCAACCGCCTCTACAAGGCTGTGGCCTGGAAGCTGGTGTCCGAGGGCGGCTTCGGCGGGCCTAACCTGGACCACTTTGAGGTCCTGCGCAGCTGCGTGGAGACCGCCAAGGCCAGCCTGAGCTGCGTGTTCGTGCCGCTGAAGGACATCCCGGACCTGCCGGTGGCGCGTACCCAAAGGGAGGGCCAGGTGTGCGAATTGCGCTGCCAGACGGTCTACCTGGGCACGGGCTACGGGCGAGACGAGGCAGCCGCGCGCGCCATGGCCTCCAAGGAGGCCCTCAAGGCCTTCCAGGGGAGGAAGGTGATTGTGAGGATCTGCCGCAGGAGGTTCCAAGGCAATGACGTGGAAGATGTGGTCCTGGTGGATGACCAGACCCGCAACCCCACCTTCCCTCCCGCGCTCAGCTACCCCTTCCTGCATCAGAGCTGCTCCTAGCAAAGCGTGGGACTCCTGTTTTGCAAccctcacaaactcacatataCTACATGAGGTTCCCTGTCTCATTGAGACTCATTCAGTCTCATTCAGTGGACcttgcagtgagtgtgtcatTCATCACTGTGTAATCTTCAATCTAATCTACAGTGTCATTAACTCCAAATATTTTCCGTTCTTCTGTCATTTGATTTATtggggtttttctttttttcctttttttttttttaatcaatatttTCAATTTACGCATTTTCttcaaaattaaattaatttatgatTTAGTGAGACATGTTTTAACGTTTGCACTTGTGGctggctatctgtgtgtgtttattatagGTCAGGGAACTACATCCATTCAAACCTTTCTGTTATGATGtgttcacactacacacaaagaGGCTCCGCACAGGAGGCCCCTCGACAcaatgttttctctttcctcatctcGTGTCAGTGCCCATATCACAATGTGGTTTAGTAAAAGCCGACCCAGACACACCCAGCGGTATAGACACAGAacaatgtttttccttttctttccttcttctggCCCATTTTGAATGATGAACAACAGCGCTGGTTGTTTCCTCTGCTTCCTGAGCAAAGGCGTTCTCTGCAGTGCAGTTATGAAACTATTTTTATCTCTGAAAGTGAAATTATGGAGTCGGTGTTGTGCACATGTTTAGCTTTTGCAAGTGGTGCCAGATTGAATTATGAAGAATGCCTTTAGGAAAATGATTAAGTGAGGCTTTGAGGTGAGCTCTTTAAAAGTTTGGTTTATTGGAATATGATGAAAGGTACCTTAATTGATTATATTTGATATTGTTTTGAGGTTATCGATTGCTTTTGTGTTGTGCCTTGGGGCTTTGAATGGGCAAGATGATGTTATGTTTGTCCATTTTAGGGGTTGATATCTGGTTTAAAGGAGAGTTGGGGGATATAAATCTTTGACTAATTGTCATTCCTGCCTTTTTGATTTTCCAAAGGGCAGTCTGTGCCATCTGTCTCCTAACTCTCTGAGCACAGTCTATGGGTTTATGATCTATCATTGAAAGATGTGGCCCGTTGGCATATCAGTGACCACTGTCGTTTTCACAAGAAAAGTTTAAGGCATAAAACCACTTTTAATCTGCTCTGTTGTAACGATGCAGTTTGGACCGTGGTGtgctaaaagaaagaaaagtcaaAAGCAAGTCTCACTGAGTTCAGCCAATTCAGTTGTTAAACGTCGAAGCTAAATCTGGTTTTTTTAGTAGTTATTTGTTATAGCGCGTGAGGCGGGGTGGCGAAAGGGGAGTGCCGCTGCGCTATGTTTGCTTGTTCCTGTTGTCAGTGAGTGGCCGGCCGGCTtgcctatggtgtgtgtgtttgtattcgcTCTGTCATTCGGAATACTTGTAAATAAAGTTGTATAAAATGAACATGATTGAAATTGCATTCATtaagtctttctctcccttcagtTAAACAGTTAAAACCCTCTCCAACAGTAATATGTCTGTGCAAACGAAAGCTCTTGTTTGGTTTCCTTACCTTTTGCCTAACAAGCAAATGTTTCGTGAATAAACGGTGAGTGAAAATTCCCTCGCTTGGGCCAGACACGTGACAAAGAAAAGATGTGCCCAACACTGCAGCTTGTTTATCTGATACAAGGATGCGTAAATGTCCTCACCAGCCAGTGCAATCAAGTGTTTATTTACAAGAAAGGCGAAAGTGATTCCGAAATTACATGTGACTGAAAGCTGTCAGCTTAACCAccctgacattttcagacacagCTTTACATCTGTATTGGCAATACAGTGTAGCCTTCCATAACTGTCTAACGCAGATTGGAGAAATGTCATCTAAATGTTGAGCAGGATCCCCGCTTCCACCTTTGTGCAAGGTGATGCGTTACCCAGTGTACCATGTACAAGTGGTGCTTCACAGCAGACAGTACATCTTGATGTTGTGATACAGCTTGAAAAATGTGTCCCTGTTTATCCACTAGTCGCTGTCTTATTATGCCCATGGGTGAAACTGACGGACGAGCGTGAGGTTAACGCAGACTGAAAAGACCAATGCGGGTGGCACTGTTGACTGACAGCTCGAGAGATTCGGGTGTTCGTCGTTCTGCCTTAATCAACGCCGCACTCTAAAAATGGCCATCTCCCTTGGCCCACCTGGGCACAGGGCAAATTGGAGGCGCGTACATGGGGTGCTCGCATCGCCTCTGTAGCTGTTGGTGCCCGGGGCGCGTAACAGCACACCCACTGATTATTATTGACGACAAACGGATCTGTCAGACGTGGGAGAATCAGTCCGACAGATCAGACCAGCGGGTCGGGGACAGGGCAGCAACAAGAACCAGAATAGATGTGAGGATGACGTTTTTAAAAGTGGAAGGATTAATGAGTGTTCAATGGCATAGGTGGAAGATTGTTTTATGTACtcaaccttttttttattttgaagctgacacacaccaacccagGGTCTAAATGATCTAATAGAGGCAGAGACGCCTTTAGACAAGGTGACTTAGAGATGGATTGAACGAGGAGACATGCTGTTTTGTGTATAATTCGCCATTATCTTGTCTCTTCAAATGTTATTAAACACTTTAGAGGAAAAGCTTTAGAGAACACGTAAAACCACAGTGACTTGACATTATTCAACATTACAAATCTAGAATTCTGTTCCATGTATGTCTCATGCGTAATTTATTATGGTAAGCGTTTCACCAACAACCCGGGCTTTCGGGTAACCTTAGCTGCAACATCTCATAATGCACGGAACATTTAGTTGTTATTCTTCCCTTAGGTTTACACGGATCCGTGTttcaactaaataaataaataaaacatttggaCATAAGTAAAtgctaaataaatgtaatgtagaCCTAGTTGCCTATTATTCGTTGCCTATTACTTCATCTTTTGTAACAGAATGCTAATACCGTGAACGT is part of the Clupea harengus chromosome 6, Ch_v2.0.2, whole genome shotgun sequence genome and harbors:
- the cdkn2aip gene encoding CDKN2A-interacting protein, with amino-acid sequence MAEEGPGEDIVSEYLGQNPHLVQWVDSLRGICETNKQWNARKEFILRNLEAFPNVEPGVSSPSLDKLLSLSMVWANHVFLGCRYPQPVMEKIKGMAEGVKVLDAPVRKTRDEIMGKGKRGLDGKRYKDGPFPNAPAQNQPFFNRLYKAVAWKLVSEGGFGGPNLDHFEVLRSCVETAKASLSCVFVPLKDIPDLPVARTQREGQVCELRCQTVYLGTGYGRDEAAARAMASKEALKAFQGRKVIVRICRRRFQGNDVEDVVLVDDQTRNPTFPPALSYPFLHQSCS